In a single window of the Falco rusticolus isolate bFalRus1 chromosome 11, bFalRus1.pri, whole genome shotgun sequence genome:
- the LRRC8C gene encoding volume-regulated anion channel subunit LRRC8C: MIPVTEFRQFSEQQPAFRVLKPWWDVFTDYLSVAMLMIGVFGCTLQVMQDKIICLPKRIQPCQNQSNSSNVFNTIPDTTPLPPPKPSTPPATVEMKGLKTDLDLQQYSFINQVCYERALHWYAKYFPYLVLIHTLVFMLCSNFWFKFPGSSSKIEHFISILGKCFDSPWTTRALSEVSGEDSEEKDNRKNNINKSNTIQPSTEGTLVKSQSLKSIPEKLVVDKGTPGALDKKEGEQAKALFEKVKKFRLHVEEGDILYVMYVRQTVLKVIKFLIIIAYNTALVSEVNFTVVCNVDIEDMTGYKNFCCNHTMAHLFSKLSYCYLCFVSIYGLTCLYTLYWLFYRSLKEYSFEYVRQETGIDDIPDVKNDFAFMLHMIDQYDPLYSKRFAVFLSEVSENKLKQLNLNNEWTADKLRQRLQTNSHSHLELQLFMLSGLPDTVFEITELQSLKLEIINNVMIPATIAQLDNLQELSLHQCSVKIHSAALAFLKENLKILSVKFDDIRELPHWMYGLRNLEELYLIGSLSHDISKNITLESFRELKSLKVLYIKSNLSKIPQSAVDVSSHLQKLCVHNDGTKLVMLNNLKKMVNLTQLELVHCDLERIPHAVFSLLSLQELDLKENNLKSIEEIVSFQHLRKLTILKLWYNSITYIPEHIKKLTSLERLSFSHNKIEVLPSHLFLCNKIRYLDLSYNDIRFIPPEIGVLQSLQYFSITCNKVESVPDELYFCKKLKTLKIGKNNLSVLSPKIGNLVFLSYLDIKGNHFEILPPELGECRALKRTGFTVEDTLFETLPSDVREQMKAE; the protein is encoded by the exons ATGATTCCCGTGACCGAATTTCGCCAGTTCTCGGAGCAGCAGCCGGCGTTCAGAGTGCTGAAGCCCTGGTGGGATGTGTTCACGGACTATCTCTCTGTTGCCATGCTGATGATCGGTGTGTTTGGGTGCACATTACAG gTCATGCAAGACAAGATAATATGCCTTCCAAAGCGCATACAGCCTTGCCAGAACCAATCTAATAGTTCAAATGTGTTTAACACAATCCCAGATACAACCCCCCTTCCTCCACCTAAGCCATCCACCCCTCCAGCTACAGTTGAAATGAAAGGACTGAAGACTGATTTGGACCTTCAGCAATACAGCTTTATAAATCAGGTGTGCTACGAACGTGCTCTGCACTGGTATGCCAAGTACTTCCCTTACCTTGTCCTTATACACACACTGGTCTTCATGCTGTGTAGTAACTTTTGGTTCAAATTCCCTGGATCGAGCTCCAAAATCGAACACTTCATTTCAATACTAGGGAAATGCTTTGATTCTCCCTGGACAACAAGAGCCTTATCTGAAGTGTCAGGGGAAGACTCTGAAGAGAAGGATAACAGGAAGAACAACATAAACAAGTCTAATACTATCCAGCCAAGCACTGAGGGCACTTTGGTCAAGTCACAGTCTTTAAAATCAATTCCTGAGAAGTTGGTTGTGGATAAGGGAACACCTGGGGCATTAGATAAGAAAGAAGGTGAACAGGCCAAAGCACTCTTTGAAAAGGTGAAGAAATTCAGACTGCATGTTGAGGAGGGTGATATTCTTTATGTCATGTATGTTCGCCAGACTGTACTTAAGGTAATTAAATTCCTGATTATTATTGCTTACAACACAGCACTTGTCTCAGAAGTCAATTTTACAGTAGTCTGTAATGTTGATATTGAAGATATGACAGGATATAAGAATTTCTGCTGTAATCACACAATGGCACATCTGTTCTCTAAACTTTCTTACTGCTACCTGTGCTTTGTAAGCATCTACGGCCTCACATGCCTTTATACACTATACTGGTTGTTCTACCGTTCGCTGAAAGAATATTCTTTTGAATATGTTCGGCAAGAGACGGGAATTGACGATATCCCGGATGTCAAGAATGACTTTGCTTTTATGCTTCATATGATTGATCAGTATGATCCTCTCTATTCCAAGCGGTTTGCTGTCTTCCTatctgaagtcagtgaaaataAGCTGAAACAGCTGAACCTGAACAACGAGTGGACTGCCGATAAACTGCGACAGAGGCTGCAGACGAACTCCCATAGCCATTTGGAGCTACAGCTCTTCATGCTTTCTGGACTACCAGACACAGTTTTTGAAATTACTGAGCTGCAGTCATTAAAGcttgaaataattaataatgTAATGATACCAGCAACCATTGCACAGTTGGACAATCTCCAGGAACTCTCATTGCACCAGTGTTCTGTGAAGATCCACAGCGCTGCCTTGGCATTTCTGAAAGAGAATCTCAAGATCTTGAGCGTTAAGTTTGATGACATCAGAGAACTTCCACACTGGATGTATGGCCTCAGAAATTTGGAAGAGCTCTATTTAATTGGCTCCCTAAGTCACGATATTTCCAAAAACATTACACTGGAGTCTTTTCGGgaacttaaaagccttaaagTTCTTTacataaaaagtaatttgtcCAAAATCCCACAATCTGCTGTCGATGTTTCAAGTCACCTGCAAAAATTGTGCGTCCATAACGATGGCACTAAGTTAGTGATGCTCAACAATCTGAAGAAGATGGTCAACCTGACACAGCTGGAATTAGTTCATTGTGATTTAGAGCGCATACCTCATGCAGTTTTCAGCCTTCTCAGTCTTCAGGAATTGGATCTAAAGGAAAACAACCTCAAATCCATCGAAGAAATAGTAAGTTTTCAACATCTGCGAAAACTGACAATCCTAAAGCTCTGGTACAACAGTATAACATACATCCCAGAGCATATAAAGAAACTCACGAGTCTCGAGCGGCTTTCCTTCAGCCATAACAAAATAGAGGTTCTTCCGTCCCACCTATTCCTATGCAACAAAATCAGATATTTGGATTTGTCTTACAATGACATTCGCTTTATCCCACCTGAAATAGGAGTTCTGCAGAGTTTACAGTACTTTTCCATTACTTGCAACAAAGTGGAGAGTGTGCCAGATGAACTATACTTTTGCAAAAAACTTAAAACTCTGAAAATTGGGAAAAATAACTTGTCAGTCCTTTCACCTAAAATTGGTAATTTGGTATTCCTCTCCTATTTGGATATTAAAGGCAATCACTTTGAAATCCTCCCACCTGAGCTCGGAGAATGCAGAGCTCTGAAGCGGACTGGTTTCACTGTAGAGGACACCTTGTTTGAAACGTTGCCTTCTGATGTCAGGGAGCAAATGAAAGCTGAATAA